The Limnochorda sp. LNt genome includes a region encoding these proteins:
- a CDS encoding DNA polymerase III subunit, with protein MRFSEIVGHARVVQWLARTASEGRGPGAYLLYGPEGAGKTSLASAFVAALACRRRSPEGEACGVCEACQAVAARRHPDVTWVEPAAEADGIGIDQVRRLRSWLGMSATSAWGKAAVIQQADRMSLQAANALLKTLEEPPGPAAILLLAADLQGIPETIQSRCLRFFVGPVAAPVLARALASRLGLDADEALTRAVLAGGLPGRALDPSGSAVAASRQRAMEWIEQAVDGAPRELIGLARAADQAAPWEVDAQMQAMIWLWRDVAAWGWARRADCLIDAGLRDRVVAVGQLVDPVRAVEALETLLTARRMLGEYTQRRLVLHWAWMTLRRARTGPAARASHPTRSA; from the coding sequence GGCCATGCCCGGGTGGTGCAGTGGCTGGCCCGCACCGCCTCCGAGGGACGGGGGCCGGGCGCTTACCTGCTGTACGGCCCCGAAGGCGCGGGCAAGACCAGCCTGGCCTCGGCCTTCGTGGCGGCGCTGGCCTGCCGCCGTCGCTCCCCCGAGGGAGAGGCGTGCGGCGTCTGCGAGGCGTGCCAGGCGGTGGCCGCGCGCCGCCACCCGGACGTCACCTGGGTCGAGCCGGCCGCGGAGGCCGACGGGATCGGCATCGACCAGGTCCGGCGCCTGCGCAGCTGGCTCGGGATGTCCGCCACCTCGGCGTGGGGCAAGGCGGCCGTCATCCAGCAGGCCGATCGGATGAGCCTGCAGGCGGCCAACGCCCTCCTCAAGACCCTGGAGGAGCCTCCGGGTCCGGCTGCCATCCTGTTGCTGGCCGCCGACCTGCAGGGCATCCCCGAGACCATCCAGTCCCGGTGCCTGCGCTTCTTCGTGGGGCCGGTGGCGGCGCCCGTGCTGGCCCGTGCCCTGGCATCCCGCTTGGGCCTGGACGCCGACGAGGCCCTCACCCGGGCGGTGCTGGCCGGAGGCCTGCCGGGCCGTGCCCTGGACCCCTCGGGCTCAGCGGTCGCCGCCTCGCGGCAACGGGCCATGGAGTGGATCGAGCAGGCGGTCGACGGCGCGCCGCGCGAGCTCATCGGGCTCGCCCGGGCCGCGGACCAGGCGGCGCCGTGGGAAGTGGACGCGCAGATGCAGGCGATGATATGGTTGTGGCGGGATGTGGCCGCATGGGGCTGGGCGAGGAGAGCGGACTGCCTGATCGACGCCGGCCTGCGCGACCGGGTCGTCGCCGTCGGCCAGCTCGTGGACCCCGTACGCGCCGTGGAGGCCCTGGAGACGCTCTTGACGGCGCGGCGGATGCTGGGCGAGTACACCCAGCGAAGGCTGGTGCTCCACTGGGCATGGATGACGTTGCGCCGGGCCCGGACGGGGCCGGCGGCCAGGGCGAGCCATCCGACACGGTCCGCGTAG